ACTTGTGCAGTTTGAACGCCACATGCATCTAGATGCCCTCCTCAGAGGAATAACTCTGGATCTGGCCCCTCATCACAGCCTATGAAACGGACCCCAGCACAAAGCCATGTCGTCTTCCACACCATGTCCCACAAGAAGCGTCCCCGCTACAAAGCCAGGATTACACATATGCTCTCTCCAGGCTAGGAAGGGGCTACTAGGAAACAGATTCAACCATTAGTAAGAACTCCTGGCCCAGTGCAGAGTTAGAACAGACTGACAGCGATGGGGCTCTGTTAATTTTTATTAGGGTCAACTCAGCACTTGGCCACCAGCATCAGAGGAACCAGCTGAGAACAGATATGGTCTGAAGAATCAGTCAGGTTATATATCAGCATAACAAAGTAAGGGGTGCCTTCTGCTGGCTGGGAAATGGCAAACATCCATGTTCCTCCACTTTCTAATATTACTTTACATTTTGGCAGCACCTAAGTCCAAGGGTCTAAATGCCTCACCACCTTCCCAGAGAGGTAAGTTAGgcttattcccattttaaagatggaaaactgaggtTCCTAACTCAAGACCCcttggtcctgattttcagagctgctgcgcTCCCACAACTTGCAAGATAACTCGAGTCAGGGAGCCAAAATtagaggctgcttttgaaaatgagtcTAATCATTTCCAAAAATAATGATAGTGActggaaaagaacccaggaaacccagctcccctgctctaaccagctAATAACACTGTCCAGCTAAGAGCATGGAACTACCCTGTGAATGCATCAGGCAGAGGTTTGTGGGGGTCTGAGCTCAAAAGGTTACCAATTCTATCTTCACTTCTGCATCAGCGCATTTAGACAACCAGGGCACCCGTGTCTGGCTGCAGCTGTGTGATTTTACTATGTGCAGTACTCAGAGCCCTTGCTGGTACGTAAGGAACACAGGCCATCACTTAGGGGCCATAAAGTGCACTTATAAATGAAAAGCTGAAACCAGCTGTGCGGTACAGAACATTTACTGTCTTGGTAGAAGAGAAACAGAGTGTCCTTCTCTCTAAACATCCCTCAGTCAGCCTCCCATTTTGAGCAAACTGGGCCCAGATGCAGCCTCTCCTGAAACCTGACGAATGCTAGGCCCAGAGACACACAGGCCACCTGGTCCCTCCCAAGGCAACACATGGTCTCTTCATGCTATACACCCCCTTCAGTGACACCACTAGACACAAGAGAACCAGGTTCTCCTGTCTGTTCCCTTCACCATCAATCTTTACAGTAACCACGTGTCCGAGTGCTGAACACAGTAGCATGATTGCAGCAGCAAGGCATTTAGCTCCTTGTACGTCTGCTCCCGCCAGTGCGGCAGCAACACCTGGTTGTTGAACACCCGAAGGTTGGGCGTGCCACTCCGTAGCAAGCTGTACAGACAGGACCAGCGACTCTGAAGAGCCAGCCTAGTCCTCCGGTTCAGGATGATGCCCCGAACCGTCTTCTTGATCCTCAGCACCCTCAGGGAGGGCAGGTCGAGGTGACAGAACACCAGGCCACGGCTCTGGGACACATCCAAGTACTCCAGGGATCTGGATTCCAGAGAATAGGAGATGCCCAAGTCTTTGACTGGCACCAGCACATGAAGGATGAGAGTTCTGAGGTTGGGCAGGGCTTTGGTGAGATCTTGCATGATTTCTGGGCAAACCCCTTTGAAGCTCCAGAAGTATTTCAACTCCAAGGTGTGAAGCTGCTGGAACTGGGTCAGCATGGCAACTGAGTATGCAGACCAGTCAAAGGGCAGCTTCATCCTGGTGAGCTTTGGAGATCTCTGGATAAACTTCTCCAAAAGGGTCTGGAAGTTGCTGAtctggtccattttggtcaggcTGACCTGAGTCATACTGCAGGTGCCTGGCGGGTAGAAGTCTGGTGGTTCCAAGTGAGTCAAGGTCCAGTTGAGctcc
Above is a genomic segment from Emys orbicularis isolate rEmyOrb1 chromosome 2, rEmyOrb1.hap1, whole genome shotgun sequence containing:
- the LOC135875197 gene encoding uncharacterized protein LOC135875197, whose translation is MPRKRKPCQRAAPPQLAAVTAVGTPGVARAGSGCRIQLGRRTRSPAYFPFSFLPVDCQLHVFSFLSEVEKCTAALVCEAWSKLIRTPRLWRVADFMRLGAFQSGMDLVLVSAREFERWKEWVHQYAYHLTSRSASLLVLRASFDLGDQKTKWADFLSRFLDSVHCGELQELELNWTLTHLEPPDFYPPGTCSMTQVSLTKMDQISNFQTLLEKFIQRSPKLTRMKLPFDWSAYSVAMLTQFQQLHTLELKYFWSFKGVCPEIMQDLTKALPNLRTLILHVLVPVKDLGISYSLESRSLEYLDVSQSRGLVFCHLDLPSLRVLRIKKTVRGIILNRRTRLALQSRWSCLYSLLRSGTPNLRVFNNQVLLPHWREQTYKELNALLLQSCYCVQHSDTWLL